The proteins below are encoded in one region of Corvus hawaiiensis isolate bCorHaw1 chromosome 3, bCorHaw1.pri.cur, whole genome shotgun sequence:
- the LOC125324131 gene encoding calphotin-like yields MEHKSFKESKVFSAFKSVIQIAGVNISEEELTALSTWSIGHGYFADFDNVLNPDTWRGLGDALIHEFSAGDAGVADLIRTWGTLHEAMEKWTKSRDRKVNPGSDESESGGFPSSDGDGEFSEGGGTPSSTGSSVVELPIPSREKTKGAYPCPLKYIHPSLVGGSGHPPSLAPASVTAVGSALPGTPSSVGSSVIRLPIPSRRKTKGVYPCPRKYIHPSPVGGSGCPLSLAPASVATVGSALPAALPLPSVEAAVGVMATAASAPLPTMAQPATLAPQAAPAPSALYLGSVQHPWSPAPTCSVSSCPTPSPVALGYHTHVPTVGDFSAQGRKQQWPCSPISDSLGEQILADLHEIKQQLRLLSIYLPCQWSIPDMPGKKWAEGHTGELRPDTNVSPGSSDTGLLSRLSASTRGSAGVDVYTAVTVVLDSSRVYKVPFDAYGPLGQGFSALLVGRSSVTIQGIFVHPGVIDADFTGQICAMVSTSTPPVTIPEKTRIAQLVPFKSCVPRAEQRSRGDGSFGSTGLPQVFWTADISSQKPQMTCTLILPNAHPPQIHLRGLIDTGADVTIISFSAWPLTWPLAPVGSAIAGLGGTTQSYLSEQPVLVKNAEGQTATVRPYVTTAPLNLWGQDVLAAWGVRIGTNF; encoded by the coding sequence ATGGAGCATAAATCCTTCAAAGAAAGCAAGGTATTTTCTGCCTTCAAGTCTGTGATACAGATCGCGGGAGTTAATATAAGTGAGGAGGAGCTCACTGCGTTATCTACCTGGTCCATCGGACACGGATATTTTGCAGACTTTGATAATGTTTTGAACCCAGACACCTGGAGGGGACTGGGGGATGCCCTAATCCATGAATTTTCAGCTGGCGACGCAGGGGTAGCTGATTTGATACGTACCTGGGGGACTTTACACGAAGCAATGGAAAAATGGACaaaaagcagagacagaaaagtCAACCCAGGATCAGATGAATCTGAGTCTGGGGGCTTCCCTAGCTCAGATGGGGATGGTGAGTTCTCTGAGGGTGGCGGGACCCCGAGTAGCACGGGAAGTTCGGTCGTCGAGCTCCCGATACCTTCTCGGGAGAAGACGAAAGGTGCGTACCCCTGCCCCCTGAAATATATCCATCCCTCACTGGTAGGAGGATCGGGGCACCCCCCGTCTTTAGCCCCTGCTTCAGTTACCGCAGTGGGATCTGCCCTCCCTGGGACCCCGAGTAGTGTGGGAAGTTCGGTCATCCGGCTCCCGATACCCTCCCGCAGGAAGACAAAGGGTGTGTACCCCTGTCCCCGGAAATATATCCATCCCTCACCCGTAGGAGGATCGGGGTGCCCCCTCTCTTTAGCCCCTGCTTCGGTTGCCACGGTGGGATCTGCCCTCCCTGCGGCCCTGCCGTTGCCATCCGTGGAAGCGGCGGTGGGGGTCATGGCGACTGCCGCCTCGGCACCGCTGCCTACGATGGCGCAACCGGCCACGCTGGCACCACAAGCGGCTCCCGCGCCATCAGCCCTGTACCTGGGCTCAGTGCAGCACCCTTGGTCACCCGCACCCACGTGTTCGGTGTCCTCTTGTCCCACTCCGAGCCCTGTAGCCCTTGGTTATCATACACATGTCCCAACAGTTGGGGATTTTTCGGCTCAggggaggaagcagcagtggCCATGCTCCCCAATATCTGACTCTCTCGGGGAACAAATCTTGGCAGATTTGCACGAGATAAAACAACAGCTCAGACTACTGTCAATCTATCTACCATGTCAATGGTCAATCCCTGATATGCCCGGGAAAAAATGGGCTGAGGGGCACACAGGGGAATTGCGCCCAGATACAAATGTTTCCCCAGGCTCCTCTGACACAGGCCTACTCAGCCGGCTTTCAGCCAGCACCCGGGGATCAGCCGGGGTGGATGTGTACACCGCAGTAACAGTTGTCTTAGACTCCAGTCGtgtttataaggttccctttgATGCTTATGGACCCCTAGGTCAAGGCTTCAGCGCACTGCTTGTGGGTAGATCTAGTGTTACCATTCAGGGGATCTTTGTACACccaggagttattgatgctgattTTACAGGCCAGATTTGTGCTATGGTTTCCACATCCACCCCCCCTGttactattcctgaaaagactaGAATTGCTCAACTTGtcccttttaagtcttgtgttcCTAGGGCAGAACAACGAAGTCGTGGAGATGGTAGCTTTGgctctacgggacttccgcaggtcttctggactgcagacatctccaGCCAAAAGCCTCAGATGACGTGTACCCTAATCCTGCCAAATGCCCATCCACCCCAGATCCATCTCCGAGGTTTGATCGACACGGGCGCTGATGTGACAAttatctccttctctgcatggcctcTCACGTGGCCTCTGGCCCCTGTGGGGTCAGCCATCGCAGGGTtgggaggaaccacacagagctatttaagcgagCAACCTGTGCTGGTGAAAAATGCAGAGGGGCAAACAGCTACAGTTCGGCCCTATGTCACTACAGCTCCGCTTAACCTCTGGGGGCaggatgtgttggcagcttggggggtacggattgggacaaatttttga
- the SMIM28 gene encoding small integral membrane protein 28 isoform X1, whose protein sequence is MRRLLGSSLKNFGHADRGNYDWLNSEPGGPLLETELQSRQQTSSTKDDIEPFLCIILPATMMLFLAFLLLFLYRRCQRRTQQGQIFSIDLPEALPEHDVSHFLSALPWSSEQSFHYSTLLPDATFLSVCLPPSYEEATMKTSMGEAHIELSPDPVPPYEESTLQASSTK, encoded by the exons ATGAGGAGGCTCTTGGGCAGCAGCTTGAAAAATTTTGGACATGCTGACAGGGGAAACTATGACTGGCTAAACAGTGAACCAGGTGGGCCACTTCTGGAAACAGAGCTTCAG AGCAGACAACAGACAAGTTCAACCAAAGACGACATAGAACCATTTCTGTGTATCATATTGCCTGCCACCATGATGCTCTTCCTGGCATTCCTGCTACTCTTCCTGTACCGCCGTTGCCAGCGCCGCACTCAGCAGGGGCAGATCTTCAGCATTGACCTTCCTGAGGCCCTGCCTGAGCACGATGTGTCCCATTTCCTTTCTGCGCTGCCCTGGAGCAGTGAACAGAGTTTCCACTACTCCACGCTGCTCCCTGATGCCACATTCCTCTCTGTGTGTTTGCCTCCATCATATGAGGAAGCCACCATGAAGACTTCCATGGGAGAGGCTCACATTGAGCTTTCTCCAGACCCAGTGCCTCCTTATGAAGAGAGCACGCTGCAGGCCAGCAGCACCAAATAA
- the SMIM28 gene encoding small integral membrane protein 28 isoform X2, translating into MSALDGRTAGTISSNSAISCHSLNGQSRQQTSSTKDDIEPFLCIILPATMMLFLAFLLLFLYRRCQRRTQQGQIFSIDLPEALPEHDVSHFLSALPWSSEQSFHYSTLLPDATFLSVCLPPSYEEATMKTSMGEAHIELSPDPVPPYEESTLQASSTK; encoded by the exons ATGTCTGCACTAGATGGAAGAACAGCTGGAACAATTTCTTCCAATTCTGCTATTTCCTGTCACTCATTGAATGGCCAG AGCAGACAACAGACAAGTTCAACCAAAGACGACATAGAACCATTTCTGTGTATCATATTGCCTGCCACCATGATGCTCTTCCTGGCATTCCTGCTACTCTTCCTGTACCGCCGTTGCCAGCGCCGCACTCAGCAGGGGCAGATCTTCAGCATTGACCTTCCTGAGGCCCTGCCTGAGCACGATGTGTCCCATTTCCTTTCTGCGCTGCCCTGGAGCAGTGAACAGAGTTTCCACTACTCCACGCTGCTCCCTGATGCCACATTCCTCTCTGTGTGTTTGCCTCCATCATATGAGGAAGCCACCATGAAGACTTCCATGGGAGAGGCTCACATTGAGCTTTCTCCAGACCCAGTGCCTCCTTATGAAGAGAGCACGCTGCAGGCCAGCAGCACCAAATAA